One window of the Thermasporomyces composti genome contains the following:
- a CDS encoding DUF6328 family protein codes for MARSHERAVMEARRETPFQRADRNFQELLAELRVLQTVVQILFGFMLILAIQPRFAAASGFTHVTYLIALVLCCTATALLMAPVAYHRTLFARGLKPEVVRVSDRLARGGMVALFLAIVASVLLVFDLAVNRFVAVVLTVCVATVFVLLWYVMPLRRLRQLQLADDQ; via the coding sequence ATGGCGAGGAGTCACGAGCGCGCGGTCATGGAGGCCCGGCGCGAGACCCCGTTCCAACGCGCGGACCGCAACTTCCAGGAACTGCTGGCCGAGCTGCGTGTGCTGCAGACGGTCGTCCAGATCCTCTTCGGCTTCATGCTGATCCTCGCGATCCAGCCGAGGTTCGCCGCCGCCTCGGGCTTCACTCACGTGACGTACCTGATCGCCCTCGTGCTGTGTTGTACGGCGACCGCACTGCTGATGGCGCCGGTGGCCTACCACCGCACGCTCTTCGCCCGCGGCCTGAAGCCGGAGGTGGTGCGCGTCTCCGACCGGCTGGCCCGCGGCGGCATGGTGGCGCTGTTCCTCGCGATCGTCGCCTCGGTCCTGCTGGTCTTCGACCTCGCGGTCAACCGGTTCGTCGCTGTCGTGCTGACGGTGTGCGTCGCGACCGTCTTCGTCCTCCTGTGGTACGTCATGCCGCTGCGCCGGCTGCGTCAGCTGCAGCTCGCCGACGACCAGTGA
- a CDS encoding PQQ-binding-like beta-propeller repeat protein, with translation MPETSGPPLSQSTAPGSAGQGSRSSLGRRRLLTLAGAGAVGAVGGLHAIGPALADSRTATRASRAAPPAGGQSLSFAVVTDTHATPTEPARLDILRRTFASIASASPTFVLNCGDITDHSGEDEYAAYLSTIPDSLRGRIRHVPGNHEVRWDVNAKQLYHRLFGPTPYSWDVGGLHLVGLDPTQTLQEPGHFGRELLDWLAADLRTAGPSVLFLHYPLGSEHYYVNDQDAFFETIAHLPVRAVFAGHIHREHVVRTNGFTQLAGPAVRNGANYYWVERGDDAQHTVLRVWMVTVAEDGTETRREVTTIPLTGRDEDQHLRPVRIDVGAPAPTGKIPVTVRLRGSSTAASVRAQVYPQHVFGGGNAGSWVELTPTPQGWRGTVDADAMAAGVHRLQVRVADERGASYDATELFTISSTGPAPVERWQARMTGSIQGALAERDGLVVAATTKGHVEAFRPERRRRRVVWRSHVGPVYRGPAFTLDGARLVVPSADHHLYVLDAGTGQVQQRLRLAGPVLSSPLVTTVDETETVFVTAGTTLYAIDPRAVRIRWSADLHGLFAGRPACDGERVYAGSGDGNAYAFDAANGALVWSVSMTTREDPHGRLLYGPWDDVVTLLPDGAVLFSTVSTATALDRATGSQRWSASGGFLYPPARLTDQGLLLVDEWGKAQLVDPASGTATWVTELGVRVFNAGPVLRKGQVWIVAATGLLSGIDLATGEVRHQRQLGPGNTFSTPALVGDLLITADQDGLLRGVELPA, from the coding sequence ATGCCCGAGACGAGTGGCCCGCCACTCAGCCAGTCCACCGCTCCAGGCTCAGCAGGTCAGGGATCTCGGTCCTCGCTCGGCCGGCGGCGCCTGCTCACTCTGGCTGGTGCCGGCGCGGTCGGCGCCGTCGGCGGTCTTCACGCCATCGGGCCCGCGCTCGCGGACAGCCGGACGGCGACCCGGGCAAGCCGCGCCGCGCCGCCGGCAGGCGGTCAGTCGTTGTCGTTCGCGGTCGTCACCGACACGCACGCCACGCCCACGGAGCCAGCACGCCTGGACATCCTGCGGCGGACGTTCGCGTCCATCGCCTCGGCCTCGCCGACCTTCGTCCTCAACTGCGGGGACATCACCGACCACAGCGGGGAGGACGAGTACGCCGCGTACCTGTCGACGATTCCCGACTCGCTGCGCGGCCGGATCCGACACGTCCCCGGCAACCACGAGGTTCGCTGGGACGTCAACGCCAAGCAGCTCTACCACCGGCTGTTCGGGCCGACTCCCTACTCGTGGGACGTCGGCGGCCTGCACCTGGTCGGACTGGACCCGACCCAGACGCTGCAGGAGCCGGGCCACTTCGGACGGGAGCTGTTGGACTGGCTCGCCGCCGACCTGCGCACGGCCGGTCCGAGCGTGCTCTTCCTCCACTATCCGCTCGGGTCGGAGCACTACTACGTCAACGACCAGGACGCGTTCTTCGAGACGATCGCGCACCTGCCGGTCCGCGCGGTGTTCGCCGGGCACATCCACCGGGAGCACGTCGTTCGGACCAACGGCTTCACCCAGCTCGCCGGTCCCGCGGTCAGGAACGGCGCGAACTACTACTGGGTCGAGCGTGGCGACGACGCCCAGCACACCGTCCTCCGGGTCTGGATGGTCACGGTCGCGGAGGACGGCACCGAGACTCGGCGTGAGGTGACGACGATCCCGCTGACGGGTCGGGACGAGGACCAGCATCTCCGTCCGGTCCGGATCGACGTCGGCGCTCCCGCACCGACCGGCAAGATCCCGGTCACCGTCCGCCTTCGCGGCTCCTCGACCGCGGCGTCGGTGCGCGCCCAGGTGTATCCGCAGCATGTGTTCGGCGGCGGGAACGCCGGCAGCTGGGTGGAGCTGACGCCGACGCCCCAGGGTTGGCGGGGAACGGTCGACGCTGACGCGATGGCTGCGGGCGTGCACCGGCTCCAGGTGCGCGTCGCTGACGAGCGTGGCGCGAGCTACGACGCCACCGAGCTGTTCACGATCTCGTCGACCGGCCCCGCGCCGGTCGAGCGGTGGCAGGCCCGGATGACCGGCTCCATCCAGGGCGCCTTGGCCGAGCGGGACGGCCTGGTCGTGGCCGCCACGACGAAGGGGCACGTCGAGGCGTTCCGTCCCGAGCGACGTCGTCGCCGGGTGGTGTGGCGGTCGCACGTCGGACCCGTCTATCGCGGCCCGGCGTTCACCCTCGACGGCGCGAGGCTCGTGGTTCCCTCGGCCGACCACCACCTGTACGTCCTCGACGCCGGGACAGGTCAGGTTCAGCAGCGACTGCGGCTGGCTGGACCGGTGCTCAGCAGCCCGCTCGTCACAACGGTCGACGAGACGGAGACCGTGTTCGTCACCGCCGGCACCACGCTCTACGCCATCGACCCTCGGGCCGTTCGGATCCGCTGGTCAGCCGACCTGCACGGGTTGTTCGCCGGCCGGCCGGCGTGCGACGGCGAACGCGTCTACGCCGGAAGCGGCGACGGCAACGCGTACGCGTTCGACGCCGCCAACGGCGCGCTCGTCTGGTCGGTGTCGATGACGACCCGCGAGGACCCGCACGGACGCCTGCTCTACGGTCCGTGGGACGACGTGGTGACACTGCTCCCGGACGGCGCGGTGCTCTTCTCCACCGTGAGCACCGCCACCGCGCTCGACCGAGCCACCGGGTCCCAGCGGTGGTCGGCATCCGGCGGTTTCCTCTACCCGCCGGCGCGGCTCACCGACCAGGGCCTGCTTCTCGTGGACGAGTGGGGCAAGGCCCAGCTGGTCGACCCGGCGAGCGGGACGGCGACGTGGGTCACCGAGCTCGGCGTGCGCGTGTTCAACGCCGGGCCGGTCCTGCGCAAGGGCCAGGTCTGGATCGTCGCCGCGACCGGGCTCCTCAGCGGGATCGACCTCGCGACCGGCGAGGTGCGCCACCAGCGCCAGCTCGGCCCGGGCAACACGTTCAGCACGCCCGCTCTCGTCGGCGACCTGCTCATCACCGCCGACCAGGACGGCCTGCTGCGCGGCGTCGAGCTGCCGGCCTAG
- a CDS encoding bifunctional methylenetetrahydrofolate dehydrogenase/methenyltetrahydrofolate cyclohydrolase: MTDTARILDGKATAAEIRADLAERVKALRARGVTPGLGTILVGDDPGSQAYVRGKHRDCAKVGIESIRVDLPATATQEDVEAAVDRLNDDPACTGYIVQLPLPPHLDADRVLARIDPRKDADGLHPVNLGWLVHGHPAPLPCTPRGIVELLRRYDVPIAGAEVCVIGRGITVGRPLGLLLSRRSENATVTLCHTGTKDLAAHVRRADIVVAAAGVPHLVTPDMVRPGAAVLDVGITRTDDGLVGDVHPDVREVAGWLAPMPGGVGPMTRAMLLTNVVEAAEAAVA; encoded by the coding sequence GTGACCGACACCGCGCGGATCCTGGACGGCAAGGCGACCGCGGCGGAGATCCGGGCGGATCTCGCCGAGCGGGTGAAGGCCCTCCGCGCCCGGGGCGTCACGCCGGGCCTCGGCACCATCCTGGTGGGCGACGACCCGGGCAGCCAGGCCTACGTCCGCGGCAAGCACCGCGACTGCGCGAAGGTTGGGATCGAGAGCATCCGCGTCGACCTACCCGCGACCGCGACCCAGGAGGACGTGGAGGCGGCGGTCGACCGGCTCAACGACGACCCGGCTTGCACGGGCTACATCGTCCAGCTGCCCTTGCCTCCGCACCTGGACGCCGACCGCGTCCTGGCCCGGATCGACCCGCGCAAGGACGCCGACGGCCTGCACCCGGTCAACCTGGGCTGGCTCGTCCACGGTCATCCCGCCCCGCTGCCGTGCACGCCGCGCGGGATCGTCGAGCTGCTCCGCCGGTACGACGTTCCGATCGCCGGCGCGGAGGTGTGCGTGATCGGCCGCGGCATCACCGTCGGTCGGCCGCTCGGCCTGCTGCTGTCCCGTCGGTCGGAGAACGCCACGGTCACGTTGTGCCACACCGGCACCAAGGACCTCGCCGCCCACGTGCGTCGGGCGGACATCGTCGTGGCCGCGGCCGGTGTGCCGCACCTCGTCACTCCGGATATGGTCCGGCCGGGCGCGGCGGTGCTCGACGTAGGGATCACCCGCACCGACGACGGCCTCGTGGGCGACGTCCACCCCGATGTCCGCGAGGTCGCCGGCTGGCTGGCGCCGATGCCGGGCGGCGTGGGTCCGATGACGCGGGCGATGCTGCTCACGAACGTCGTGGAGGCGGCCGAGGCGGCGGTCGCCTGA
- a CDS encoding phosphotransferase, producing the protein MTRLSIPTSRCPEARRRSFRGAGERPRRRAAHPARPRARWPGCAAYVRWPDGREGVLTLLPGGHGARARQVGEVLNLARQRGLPVPAYDLVAEVPDATAIVQERLPGSPPSRVDRRLVEEMVALHERFAGLLAGRTDVEVPDLYLRASGPGFCLHRPLELHSARSRRLLAWVRDVGAASDAVMSGADLVHLDYHGERAVDASGAITGVVDWDGIGRGDRRFALVTLRFALSEPGRDETLARWVDGLVDDLLDPATRRVSWAHMSLRMADWAIRHFGPGDVDHWLDVAEAGMDR; encoded by the coding sequence GTGACGCGTCTGTCGATCCCGACCTCGCGCTGTCCGGAGGCTCGACGCCGCTCGTTTCGCGGCGCTGGTGAACGACCACGCCGGCGCGCGGCTCACCCTGCTCGGCCCCGCGCCCGGTGGCCAGGTTGTGCCGCCTACGTTCGCTGGCCCGACGGTCGGGAGGGTGTTCTCACCTTGCTTCCGGGCGGTCATGGAGCGCGGGCGCGGCAGGTTGGCGAGGTGCTGAACCTCGCCCGACAGCGGGGGCTGCCGGTGCCGGCGTACGACCTGGTGGCCGAGGTGCCCGACGCCACCGCGATCGTGCAGGAGCGCCTGCCTGGATCGCCGCCGTCCCGAGTCGACCGACGCCTGGTCGAGGAGATGGTGGCGCTCCACGAACGCTTCGCTGGGCTGCTCGCCGGGCGGACCGACGTCGAGGTCCCCGACCTCTACCTGCGAGCCAGTGGGCCGGGGTTCTGCCTGCACCGGCCCCTGGAGCTGCACAGCGCACGAAGCCGGCGACTGCTCGCGTGGGTGAGGGACGTCGGTGCGGCGTCGGATGCCGTGATGTCCGGTGCCGACCTGGTCCACCTCGACTACCACGGGGAACGTGCTGTCGACGCGTCGGGAGCGATCACCGGCGTGGTCGACTGGGACGGCATCGGTCGAGGCGACCGGCGGTTCGCGCTGGTGACGTTGCGCTTCGCCCTGAGCGAGCCGGGTCGGGACGAGACGCTCGCGCGCTGGGTGGACGGACTGGTGGACGATCTCCTCGACCCGGCGACCCGCCGGGTGTCCTGGGCGCACATGAGCCTGCGGATGGCCGACTGGGCGATCCGCCACTTCGGCCCAGGCGACGTCGACCACTGGCTCGACGTCGCCGAGGCCGGCATGGACCGCTGA
- the purU gene encoding formyltetrahydrofolate deformylase has protein sequence MSTQVSDSTTGGSGARASSSGQEYVLTLSCMDRLGIVHAVSGFLAERGCNIVDSQQFSDPINGRFFMRVHVQAGREVTLERLQAEFAPVGAAWGMEWQLHDLAVRQRILVLVSKQDHCLNDLLYRCRVGAIPGDIVAVVSNHPNAGPMVESVGLPFYHFPVTPETKREQEEKILRIVEEYQVDLVVLARYMQVLSKEMCEKLVGRAINIHHSFLPSFAGARPYHQAYERGVKLIGATAHYVTEELDEGPIIEQEVARVDHSLTPAKLAAVGRDLECLALARAVTWHLEHRVILNGTRTVVFR, from the coding sequence ATGAGCACCCAGGTGAGTGACTCCACCACGGGCGGCTCCGGCGCGCGCGCTTCCAGCTCGGGCCAGGAGTACGTCCTCACCCTGTCCTGCATGGACCGGCTCGGCATCGTCCACGCGGTGTCGGGCTTCCTCGCCGAGCGAGGTTGCAACATCGTCGACAGCCAGCAGTTCAGCGACCCGATCAACGGGCGCTTCTTCATGCGGGTCCACGTGCAGGCCGGCCGTGAGGTCACCCTGGAACGGCTTCAGGCGGAGTTCGCGCCCGTGGGTGCGGCCTGGGGCATGGAGTGGCAGCTGCACGACCTCGCCGTCCGCCAGCGGATCCTGGTGCTGGTCTCCAAGCAGGACCACTGCCTGAACGACCTGCTGTACCGCTGCCGGGTGGGCGCGATCCCAGGCGACATCGTGGCGGTCGTCTCCAACCACCCCAACGCGGGGCCCATGGTGGAGTCGGTCGGGTTGCCCTTCTACCACTTCCCGGTCACCCCGGAGACCAAGCGGGAGCAGGAGGAGAAGATCCTCAGGATCGTCGAGGAGTACCAGGTCGACCTCGTGGTCCTCGCCCGCTACATGCAGGTGCTGTCGAAGGAGATGTGCGAGAAGCTGGTCGGCCGGGCGATCAACATCCACCACTCGTTCCTGCCCAGCTTCGCTGGCGCGCGTCCGTACCACCAGGCCTACGAGCGCGGCGTCAAGCTCATCGGTGCCACCGCCCACTACGTGACGGAGGAGCTCGATGAGGGGCCTATCATCGAGCAGGAGGTCGCCCGCGTCGACCACTCGTTGACGCCCGCCAAGCTCGCGGCCGTCGGACGTGACCTCGAGTGTCTCGCGCTCGCCCGGGCGGTCACCTGGCACCTCGAACATCGCGTCATCCTCAACGGGACAAGGACGGTGGTCTTCCGGTGA